The following proteins are encoded in a genomic region of Sorangiineae bacterium MSr12523:
- a CDS encoding SMR family transporter, whose protein sequence is MNFLLLVAASFLFAVGGLFMKYSLGLTRLGPTVVVLLLFCMGAACQTVAMKHEEMGVTYVVVLGLEAVVAFALSIGVLGESLSPPKLGAVLLILAGIALLKWV, encoded by the coding sequence ATGAATTTCCTTCTGCTGGTGGCCGCGTCGTTCTTGTTCGCCGTGGGCGGTCTCTTCATGAAGTACTCGCTCGGCCTGACGCGACTGGGCCCCACCGTGGTGGTGCTGCTCCTCTTCTGCATGGGGGCGGCATGCCAAACCGTGGCGATGAAGCACGAGGAAATGGGCGTTACCTACGTGGTCGTCCTCGGGCTCGAGGCGGTGGTGGCATTTGCCCTCAGCATTGGCGTACTGGGCGAATCGCTCTCGCCGCCAAAGTTGGGGGCGGTACTCTTGATCCTCGCCGGTATTGCTCTATTGAAATGGGTGTAG
- a CDS encoding helix-turn-helix transcriptional regulator, whose amino-acid sequence MLQQILDEIPAFAGYKDRQSVFLYANKAYAVLIGLPHSEDVVGRTDFDMPCETVACAPMFQKQDQEVLRSRQPLRILDVHRFADGKWRAFLVTKTPLFGGSSENDEPIGTMFYGVDITSPGIIELGSVLGRIHAGADPKALVGAGSHLVEGFSADTGTLTRREAEILFFLLRGKSAKETAVILSMSRRTVEQHIDKMKQKLGARSKFELIEVAIEAGYMHRIPDSLFSRQLSITLG is encoded by the coding sequence TTGTTGCAGCAGATCTTGGACGAGATTCCCGCGTTTGCGGGGTACAAAGATCGCCAATCGGTATTCCTTTATGCCAACAAAGCTTATGCCGTTCTCATCGGATTACCGCATTCCGAGGACGTCGTCGGCCGCACGGATTTCGACATGCCCTGTGAGACGGTGGCATGTGCTCCGATGTTTCAGAAGCAAGATCAGGAAGTGCTGCGCTCACGCCAGCCGCTGCGAATCCTGGATGTGCATCGCTTCGCCGACGGCAAGTGGCGCGCATTTCTCGTGACGAAGACACCTCTTTTCGGAGGTTCTTCGGAGAACGACGAGCCCATCGGCACGATGTTTTACGGGGTGGACATCACGTCGCCGGGCATCATCGAGTTGGGCTCGGTGCTCGGCCGGATCCACGCGGGCGCGGATCCCAAAGCGCTGGTCGGTGCCGGGAGCCATCTCGTCGAAGGATTCTCGGCCGATACGGGCACCTTGACGCGTCGGGAGGCGGAGATCCTCTTTTTTCTTCTTCGCGGAAAGAGCGCGAAGGAGACCGCGGTCATTCTGTCGATGTCACGGCGCACGGTGGAGCAGCACATCGACAAAATGAAGCAAAAGCTCGGCGCGCGAAGCAAATTCGAGCTCATCGAGGTGGCCATCGAAGCGGGGTACATGCACCGCATCCCGGATTCGCTCTTCTCGAGGCAGCTGTCGATAACCTTGGGTTGA
- a CDS encoding nuclear transport factor 2 family protein: protein MTENIAAKLVATYFESWRSRDFDTLRSILADDANFVGPLGTAETGDACRQGLEGLSKITTDIVIRKMVTDGNDVITWFELHTTQAPPMAVANWSHIENGKIKRIRVTFDPRPLTGGKK from the coding sequence ATGACAGAGAACATCGCAGCGAAGTTGGTGGCGACGTATTTCGAGTCCTGGCGGAGCAGGGATTTCGACACATTGCGGTCGATTCTCGCGGACGACGCGAACTTCGTCGGTCCATTGGGCACGGCGGAGACCGGGGATGCTTGCCGGCAGGGGCTCGAGGGTTTGTCGAAGATCACGACGGACATCGTGATCCGGAAGATGGTGACCGATGGCAACGACGTGATCACGTGGTTCGAGCTCCACACGACCCAGGCGCCACCCATGGCCGTCGCCAACTGGAGTCACATCGAGAACGGCAAGATCAAGCGAATCCGCGTGACCTTCGACCCACGCCCCCTCACGGGCGGGAAGAAATGA
- a CDS encoding protein kinase → MHQGDIVAERFRIDREIGKGGMGIVYSAHDLQANAPVALKVLGRSEDSEGRFMLEATLLSELRHPSIVSYVAHGLTADGQPYLAMEWLDGEDLGSRLQWHRDEDTGLELDEALRIFRHLAEALAHAHAHGVIHRDIKPSNVFLLRREQGVGPASGEGDSGLRLLDFGIARLETNTRTTITATGRVIGTPGYMAPEQIRGEKVDARADVFSLGCLMFECITGKPAFVANHALAVLLKIVLEEPPRLRDRLPDVPEELDALVAAMLSKERSERPLDGGAVLAKLREIGAHRGLMSMAPPSMMRVPVITEAERRLVSVVVAGEAVTWDPKALVTPPAEASLAYASTLGTSEDLVAVYSRDFRRAVLDPVALADLVRPFGAKVDRLGNGALVMTLWAAASETAATDQAMRAARCALVLRAAMPWVPMALATGRRELGRTRTGPDTIDEAIERAARLFERELDRPPESRMPRSGATPRPSLRSLPIRIDEVTAALLDARFEVAGTGDHLELHGEREHVVPARTLLGRPAAFVGRERELSLLDATFDECVSEKSAQSVLVTAPAGMGKSRLREEFLHRLEARAPNTRVWLGSGDSMRQGSPFSLLAPAVRRHAGLVRGEPAQLSQQKIVARVAERVPRKNVARVAAFVGELATVPFPDDASPELPAARRDPSVMFEQIRRAWQELLAAETASGSVIVVIEDMHWADLPSVQCLGEALRDLHARPWMLLALARPEVHEQFPDLRQRRKMQEISLSPLSRTAAERFVRDALGEKVGAELIARLVERAEGNAFYLEELIRAIAQGKNHEGLPDTILAMVHTHLERLQPRTRRVLRAASVFGEVFWRGGVAELLGGQQRAATLSRELSLLLEEEIIVRRGAGKFAGEDEYGFRHALLRDGAYAMLTDEDRAAAHRVAGAWLERSGEDDAGYLAEHYELAGDPVRALDWWCRAAEQAFEANHLDAALRDAERAIAKGVTGERLGALRLVQAETYIWRNDHEPVAPWLDEASANLPRGSALWCKTMAGKLVVHAHHGNVPALAGVVGELQSIDPLPEARAAYVMPASFVVSFACALGIYPMAGAFLQRLLSFCDEPTKADPVAWGWALLAQRQCARFLGGNPCSYKELGEACVRSFESAGDTRNALLARAWWGHATLLAGAAGDAEEMMREMIPLTERIGLAYAGDTARAILALAIAQRGLFDEAAHEASIAATSLVSHNRVLAGFALTALAHVHRSAGALEKAESTAREAAGTLIASPPYRAHALAVLAEVLLDGGRLDEAREAATSSHEILTSIGTFEDAESRIRLVYAKTRESPTEALQQAHARLMARAATFHDTADRERFLSGVPENAELLARITSRR, encoded by the coding sequence GTGCATCAAGGCGACATCGTCGCGGAGCGATTTCGTATCGACCGGGAGATCGGCAAGGGTGGCATGGGAATCGTGTATTCTGCACACGATCTCCAAGCGAACGCGCCGGTGGCCCTGAAGGTCCTGGGCCGAAGCGAGGATAGCGAGGGCCGCTTCATGCTGGAGGCCACGCTTCTTTCGGAGCTTCGCCATCCGAGCATCGTCTCGTATGTCGCGCACGGCTTGACCGCCGATGGCCAGCCCTACCTCGCCATGGAGTGGCTCGATGGGGAAGACCTCGGCTCGCGACTGCAATGGCACCGCGACGAGGACACCGGACTCGAACTCGACGAGGCACTGCGCATCTTCCGGCACCTCGCCGAGGCCTTGGCTCACGCCCACGCACACGGTGTCATTCACCGCGACATCAAACCGAGCAACGTCTTCCTTCTGCGCCGCGAGCAGGGCGTGGGGCCGGCCTCGGGCGAAGGCGACAGCGGGCTGCGCCTTCTCGATTTTGGCATCGCGCGCCTGGAGACCAACACGCGCACGACCATCACGGCCACGGGCCGCGTCATCGGCACGCCGGGCTACATGGCCCCCGAGCAGATTCGCGGCGAAAAAGTCGATGCCCGCGCGGACGTGTTTTCCCTGGGCTGCCTCATGTTCGAGTGCATCACGGGCAAGCCGGCGTTCGTGGCGAACCATGCGCTGGCCGTGCTGCTGAAGATCGTGCTCGAGGAGCCGCCGCGCCTTCGCGATCGCCTGCCCGACGTGCCCGAGGAGCTGGATGCTCTGGTGGCGGCCATGTTGTCCAAGGAGCGGAGCGAGCGTCCGCTCGATGGCGGCGCCGTGTTGGCGAAGCTGCGCGAGATCGGTGCGCACCGCGGGCTCATGTCGATGGCGCCCCCCTCGATGATGCGCGTGCCCGTCATCACGGAGGCGGAGCGAAGGCTGGTCTCGGTGGTGGTCGCCGGCGAAGCGGTGACGTGGGATCCGAAGGCACTGGTCACGCCGCCGGCGGAGGCTTCGCTGGCGTACGCATCGACATTGGGCACGTCGGAAGATCTGGTGGCGGTCTACTCGCGCGATTTCCGGCGGGCGGTGCTCGATCCCGTGGCGCTCGCCGATCTGGTGCGGCCCTTTGGGGCCAAGGTGGATCGGCTCGGCAACGGCGCGCTGGTGATGACGCTGTGGGCGGCGGCCAGTGAGACGGCGGCCACGGATCAAGCCATGCGCGCGGCGCGGTGTGCGCTGGTGCTGCGCGCGGCGATGCCTTGGGTGCCGATGGCGCTGGCCACGGGGAGGCGCGAGCTCGGGCGAACGCGCACGGGGCCGGACACGATCGACGAAGCCATCGAGCGCGCGGCGCGGCTCTTCGAGCGCGAGCTCGATCGGCCGCCCGAGAGTCGCATGCCGCGTTCAGGAGCGACGCCGCGCCCGAGCTTGCGGTCGCTGCCCATACGCATCGACGAGGTGACGGCGGCGCTGCTCGATGCTCGGTTCGAGGTGGCCGGAACGGGCGACCACCTGGAGCTGCACGGCGAGCGGGAGCACGTCGTGCCAGCGCGCACGTTGCTCGGCCGGCCTGCGGCGTTCGTGGGGCGTGAGCGCGAGCTCTCGCTGCTGGATGCGACGTTCGACGAGTGCGTCTCGGAGAAGTCCGCGCAGAGCGTGTTGGTCACGGCGCCGGCGGGCATGGGCAAGTCGCGATTACGGGAAGAGTTTCTCCATCGCCTGGAAGCGCGTGCGCCGAACACGCGCGTGTGGCTCGGTTCGGGCGATTCGATGCGACAAGGCTCGCCGTTTTCGCTGCTCGCACCGGCCGTGCGGCGGCACGCGGGCCTGGTGCGCGGGGAGCCTGCGCAATTGAGCCAGCAGAAGATCGTGGCACGCGTGGCGGAGCGGGTGCCGCGAAAGAATGTCGCGCGGGTGGCGGCGTTCGTGGGCGAGCTGGCCACTGTGCCGTTCCCCGACGACGCGAGCCCCGAGCTTCCTGCCGCGCGGCGCGATCCGTCGGTGATGTTCGAGCAGATCCGCCGGGCGTGGCAGGAGCTGCTTGCCGCGGAGACGGCGTCGGGCTCGGTCATCGTGGTCATCGAGGACATGCACTGGGCAGATCTTCCGTCGGTGCAGTGCCTCGGCGAGGCGCTGCGCGATCTGCACGCGCGCCCGTGGATGCTGCTCGCGCTGGCGCGGCCGGAGGTGCACGAGCAATTTCCGGATCTGCGGCAGCGGCGCAAGATGCAGGAGATTTCTCTGTCGCCGCTGTCGCGAACGGCGGCGGAGCGCTTCGTGCGCGATGCGTTGGGGGAAAAGGTCGGCGCGGAGTTGATTGCGCGCCTGGTGGAACGCGCGGAGGGCAATGCCTTTTATCTGGAGGAGTTGATCCGGGCCATCGCACAGGGCAAAAACCACGAGGGCCTGCCGGATACGATTCTGGCGATGGTGCACACGCATCTGGAGCGGCTGCAACCGCGCACCCGGCGCGTGCTGCGCGCGGCGAGTGTGTTCGGCGAGGTCTTCTGGCGGGGTGGCGTGGCCGAGCTCCTCGGCGGACAGCAGCGGGCGGCGACGCTGTCGCGCGAGCTGTCGCTGCTGCTCGAGGAGGAGATCATCGTGCGCCGCGGGGCCGGGAAATTCGCGGGCGAGGACGAATACGGCTTTCGGCATGCGCTGCTTCGTGATGGGGCGTACGCCATGCTGACGGACGAGGATCGCGCGGCGGCGCATCGAGTGGCAGGCGCGTGGCTCGAACGCAGCGGGGAGGACGACGCCGGGTACCTGGCCGAGCACTACGAGCTCGCCGGCGATCCGGTTCGGGCGCTCGATTGGTGGTGCCGCGCGGCCGAGCAAGCTTTCGAGGCGAATCACCTGGACGCGGCGCTTCGCGATGCGGAGCGGGCCATCGCCAAAGGTGTCACCGGCGAGCGCCTCGGGGCGCTTCGCCTGGTGCAAGCCGAGACGTACATCTGGCGCAACGATCACGAGCCGGTCGCGCCATGGCTGGACGAGGCATCGGCGAATTTGCCGCGCGGAAGTGCGCTGTGGTGCAAAACGATGGCCGGCAAGCTGGTGGTGCACGCGCACCACGGCAACGTGCCGGCGCTGGCCGGGGTCGTCGGCGAGCTGCAGAGCATCGATCCGCTGCCCGAGGCGCGCGCGGCGTACGTGATGCCCGCGTCGTTCGTGGTGTCGTTCGCGTGTGCGCTGGGGATTTACCCGATGGCGGGCGCCTTCCTGCAGCGGCTCCTTTCCTTCTGCGACGAGCCGACGAAGGCCGATCCGGTGGCGTGGGGCTGGGCGCTCCTCGCGCAACGTCAGTGCGCGCGCTTCTTGGGCGGAAATCCTTGCAGCTACAAGGAACTCGGCGAAGCCTGCGTTCGGTCCTTCGAGAGCGCGGGCGATACGCGCAATGCGCTTTTGGCGCGCGCGTGGTGGGGCCATGCGACGCTTCTCGCGGGCGCCGCCGGCGACGCGGAGGAGATGATGCGCGAGATGATCCCGCTGACCGAGCGCATCGGGCTCGCCTACGCAGGTGACACCGCACGGGCCATCCTGGCCCTGGCGATCGCGCAGCGTGGTCTGTTCGACGAGGCCGCGCACGAGGCGAGCATCGCGGCGACATCCCTCGTTTCGCACAACCGCGTCCTCGCGGGCTTTGCGCTCACCGCGCTGGCCCACGTGCACCGCTCCGCGGGCGCGCTCGAAAAAGCCGAATCGACGGCACGCGAGGCCGCGGGCACGCTGATCGCGTCCCCGCCCTACCGCGCGCACGCCCTCGCGGTGCTGGCCGAGGTCCTACTCGACGGCGGCCGCCTCGACGAAGCCCGCGAAGCCGCCACTTCGTCCCACGAGATCCTGACCAGCATCGGCACCTTCGAAGACGCCGAATCGCGCATCCGCCTCGTCTACGCCAAGACCCGCGAGTCCCCCACGGAGGCACTGCAGCAGGCGCACGCTCGATTGATGGCACGCGCCGCCACGTTCCACGACACGGCGGATCGCGAGCGCTTCCTCAGTGGGGTCCCCGAGAACGCGGAACTTCTCGCGCGGATCACGTCTCGCCGCTGA
- a CDS encoding sigma 54-interacting transcriptional regulator — translation MTTTTLTSTDDSEQTGNDGARERKDVGFIIVWSSSEPHRVGEIALLTSEKDVYVLGRSDKPEPGPGDVRPRVTFFRQRPGEVTRAGPLESQRISREQLQVWREPGEAVLHVKNVGRCRLFGESGDTEVSELSVRPGDLLELRGQVLLMCVERLAWVGPSGALRAYPPFEFGMADAHGIVGESPEAWRMREIVAFVAKRAGHVLVRGDSGTGKELVARALHALSDRQTRAMVSRNAATLPEGLIDAELFGNARNYPNAGMEARAGLVGEAHESTLFLDEFAELPSGLQAHLLRVLDAGEYTRLGEPRPRRADFRLIAATNRPLAALKQDVLARLPFRIELAGLGERREDIPLLLAHVLRSIHASDPEAVARFMDGTTPRLSADLVKSLLRHPYTTHARELSTLVWQSVMSSPGDRLEVPEVLARGPRKEVDTSPDIRLDTSTGELPVAGGDEDSLSPARIQACLDAHNGVIEHAWRALGLSSRHALARLIRKHRLELRRSPK, via the coding sequence GTGACCACGACGACACTGACGTCGACGGACGACTCCGAGCAGACGGGCAACGACGGTGCCCGCGAGCGCAAGGACGTCGGGTTCATCATCGTATGGTCGTCGTCCGAGCCGCATCGCGTGGGCGAGATTGCGCTGCTCACGAGCGAGAAGGACGTTTACGTGCTGGGGCGCAGCGACAAGCCGGAGCCGGGCCCGGGGGACGTGCGCCCGCGGGTGACCTTCTTCCGGCAGCGCCCCGGGGAGGTCACCCGGGCGGGCCCGCTCGAGTCCCAGCGGATTTCACGCGAGCAGCTCCAGGTGTGGCGCGAGCCCGGCGAAGCCGTTCTCCACGTGAAAAACGTCGGCCGGTGCCGTCTCTTCGGCGAGAGCGGCGACACCGAGGTGTCCGAGCTGAGCGTGCGCCCGGGCGATCTGCTCGAGCTGCGCGGGCAGGTCCTTCTCATGTGCGTGGAGCGCCTCGCGTGGGTTGGGCCCTCGGGTGCATTGCGCGCGTATCCGCCCTTCGAATTCGGCATGGCCGATGCGCATGGCATCGTCGGCGAGTCGCCCGAGGCGTGGCGCATGCGCGAAATCGTGGCCTTCGTGGCGAAGCGCGCGGGGCACGTGCTGGTGCGCGGCGATAGCGGCACCGGCAAGGAGCTGGTCGCGCGGGCGCTGCATGCTCTGTCGGATCGGCAGACGCGGGCCATGGTCTCGCGCAATGCGGCGACTTTGCCCGAGGGCCTCATCGACGCGGAGCTTTTCGGCAACGCGCGCAACTACCCCAACGCGGGCATGGAGGCGCGTGCGGGGCTCGTGGGCGAGGCGCACGAGTCGACCTTGTTTCTCGACGAGTTCGCGGAGTTGCCTTCGGGGCTGCAGGCGCATTTGCTTCGCGTGCTCGACGCGGGTGAGTACACGCGCCTGGGCGAGCCGCGCCCGCGCCGGGCGGACTTTCGCCTGATTGCGGCCACGAATCGGCCGCTCGCCGCGTTGAAGCAGGACGTGCTCGCGCGCCTTCCATTCCGCATCGAGCTCGCGGGCCTCGGCGAACGCCGCGAGGACATCCCGTTGCTTCTCGCCCATGTGTTGCGGAGCATCCACGCGAGCGATCCCGAAGCCGTTGCCCGCTTCATGGACGGCACCACGCCGCGCCTTTCTGCGGATCTCGTGAAGTCGCTGCTGCGCCACCCGTACACGACGCACGCGCGCGAACTTTCCACGTTGGTATGGCAATCCGTCATGTCGAGCCCCGGCGATCGCCTGGAGGTGCCCGAGGTGCTGGCCCGCGGCCCACGCAAAGAGGTGGACACCAGCCCCGATATCCGGCTGGACACCAGCACGGGCGAGCTGCCCGTGGCCGGCGGCGACGAGGATTCCCTGAGTCCCGCCCGCATCCAAGCTTGCCTCGACGCCCACAACGGGGTCATCGAACATGCCTGGCGCGCCCTTGGTCTGTCCAGCCGCCATGCCCTGGCACGCCTGATTCGAAAACACCGGCTCGAACTACGCCGATCTCCAAAGTAG
- a CDS encoding S9 family peptidase yields MHMPRPLLPVFACALAACASTSPTAPQAPSVDVASPILPEVRAAAAGPHHAFNVDDMLAMERLEQLDVSPDGKLVVFTVSTADVTANKRRTDLWLATVDGASVRRLTTHPEGDFGARFAPDGKSIYFISRRSGSMQVHRLPLEGGEPSQVTSLPLDVDFAIPFPDGKRLLIAMEVYPDAATVEETAKRDEAKAKSPSKVMAFDQAMFRHWDKWDDGKRSHLFVWRPDGPPIDLMKGSPYDAPPGPFGGPDQVTISPDGRAVVFASKQVGREAAWSTNIDLWRVPTDGSAAPVSLTSKNPAEDTSPVFSPDGSKVAYLAMSRAGFEADRRRVVILDWKSGQSRVLTEAWDRSVATLTWSRNGKTLYATADNLGHRSLFGIAADSGKVTTLVQEGTVADVQVAGDRLVFLRDTLTNPAEIWVSGFDGRTPKPITHINDARVAAIDWGEPQQFTFDGAKGEKVHAWIVKPHGARGPVPVAMLIHGGPQSSFGNHFHYRWNPQIYAGRGFGAIMVDFHGSTGYGQAFTDAIRNDWGGAPYEDIMKGLDAALAKYPYLDKSRMVALGASYGGFMINWINGNTDRFKALVCHDGNLDETTAYFDTEELWFPEWEHGGTPWDNPEGYSKHSPMKLVKNWKTPTMVIHGGKDFRVVDTQGMSTFTALQRRGVPSRFVYFPDENHWVLKPQNSKRWHEEVLGWIEKYSK; encoded by the coding sequence ATGCATATGCCGCGCCCTCTGCTACCTGTGTTCGCTTGCGCGCTGGCTGCCTGCGCCAGCACCTCCCCTACCGCCCCGCAGGCCCCTTCCGTCGACGTCGCGAGTCCGATTTTGCCCGAAGTGCGGGCGGCGGCCGCCGGACCGCACCACGCGTTCAACGTCGATGACATGCTCGCGATGGAGCGTCTCGAGCAGCTCGACGTGTCCCCCGACGGAAAGCTCGTCGTCTTCACGGTCTCCACCGCCGACGTGACGGCCAACAAGCGCCGCACGGATCTCTGGCTGGCCACCGTCGACGGCGCCTCGGTGCGCCGCCTCACCACGCACCCCGAGGGTGACTTCGGCGCGCGCTTCGCGCCCGATGGAAAGAGCATCTACTTCATCTCGCGGCGAAGCGGCTCCATGCAAGTGCATCGCCTCCCGCTCGAGGGCGGTGAGCCCAGCCAGGTCACCTCGCTGCCGCTGGACGTGGATTTCGCCATTCCGTTTCCGGACGGCAAGCGCCTCCTCATTGCGATGGAGGTCTACCCCGATGCGGCGACCGTCGAGGAGACGGCCAAGCGCGACGAGGCCAAGGCGAAGTCTCCCTCCAAGGTGATGGCCTTCGACCAAGCGATGTTCCGGCATTGGGACAAGTGGGACGATGGCAAGCGGTCGCACCTCTTCGTGTGGCGCCCCGACGGGCCGCCGATCGACCTGATGAAGGGCTCTCCTTACGATGCTCCGCCCGGGCCGTTCGGCGGTCCCGATCAAGTGACCATCTCCCCGGATGGACGCGCCGTCGTCTTCGCGTCGAAGCAGGTGGGCCGTGAGGCCGCGTGGTCGACGAACATCGATCTCTGGCGCGTTCCCACGGATGGAAGCGCGGCGCCGGTGTCCCTGACGTCGAAGAACCCGGCGGAGGATACGTCCCCGGTCTTTTCTCCCGATGGATCGAAGGTCGCTTATTTGGCGATGTCGCGTGCGGGCTTCGAGGCGGATCGCCGCCGCGTCGTCATCCTCGATTGGAAGAGCGGGCAATCGCGCGTGCTGACCGAGGCGTGGGATCGCTCGGTGGCCACGCTGACCTGGAGCCGCAACGGCAAGACGCTGTACGCGACGGCCGACAATCTTGGGCACCGAAGCCTCTTTGGGATTGCCGCAGACAGCGGAAAGGTGACCACCCTGGTGCAGGAGGGCACCGTGGCGGACGTGCAGGTTGCGGGCGATCGCCTGGTGTTCCTGCGCGATACGCTGACCAACCCGGCCGAGATTTGGGTCTCCGGGTTCGACGGGCGCACGCCGAAGCCGATTACGCACATCAACGATGCGCGCGTGGCCGCGATCGATTGGGGTGAGCCGCAGCAATTCACCTTCGATGGCGCCAAGGGCGAGAAGGTGCACGCGTGGATCGTGAAGCCGCACGGTGCGCGTGGTCCGGTGCCGGTGGCGATGCTGATTCACGGAGGACCGCAGAGCTCCTTCGGGAACCACTTCCACTACCGATGGAACCCGCAGATTTACGCGGGGCGCGGCTTCGGCGCGATCATGGTCGACTTCCACGGCTCGACCGGGTACGGCCAGGCCTTCACGGATGCCATTCGCAACGATTGGGGCGGGGCGCCGTACGAGGACATCATGAAGGGGCTGGACGCGGCGCTGGCCAAATATCCCTATTTGGATAAGTCCCGCATGGTGGCGCTCGGCGCCTCGTACGGCGGATTCATGATCAATTGGATCAACGGCAATACGGATCGCTTCAAGGCGCTCGTTTGCCACGACGGGAACCTCGACGAGACCACCGCGTACTTCGACACCGAGGAACTCTGGTTCCCGGAGTGGGAGCACGGAGGCACGCCGTGGGACAACCCCGAGGGCTACTCGAAGCATAGCCCGATGAAGCTGGTGAAAAACTGGAAGACCCCGACCATGGTCATCCACGGCGGCAAAGACTTCCGCGTGGTGGATACCCAAGGCATGTCCACCTTCACCGCCCTGCAGCGCCGCGGCGTCCCCTCGCGTTTCGTGTACTTCCCCGACGAGAACCACTGGGTTCTGAAGCCGCAAAACTCGAAACGCTGGCACGAAGAAGTGCTCGGCTGGATCGAGAAGTATTCGAAGTAG